The genomic DNA TCGTGTCCCAACTCGACCACGGTGGCCCCGCTGGACTGAATTTGCGCTCCATTGCGGCCGCGCTCGATGTGCACCCCACGACCCTCTACTGGCATGTGTCGGCTCGCGACGATCTTCTCGACTTCGCCGTCGACGCAGTGTTTGCCGAGCTGCCGCTACCGACGCGGCCCGCTGACGACTGGATAGAGGACGTCCGTGCATTCATGCATAACCTTCGCGCAGCCCTGCTTGCCCATCCCTGGTCAGGAGCGCTGGCCAGCAGCCGGCCACTCCTGGGGCCCGAAGCTCTGGCGCGCTCAGAGTTCGTCTATGCCGCGCTGGCGCGAGCAGGGTTCACCGGAGACGAACTCACGGCGTCAGCCGCAGCTGTCTCAAACCTAGTGATCGGCTCAGTCGCCGCCGAAACATCATGGCAACACGGCGATGAGTCGCCGGCTCGGCGAGCCGTTCACGAGCACCTCCGCGCCAACGCGGAGACCTATCCCGCGATGGCAGAACTCTCAACCGAGTCGGGCCACTGGGGGGCGCAGTTCTCCTACAGCGCAGACCTGCTTCTCGCTGGCCTTGCCCAGAAAGCGCCCATTAACGTCACCTCGCACGGAGCCACCACCCAAGCACCACAGATCATGTGACACCTACGCGTGCACTTGGCCGACGCCACTGCACAGCCGCTAGCACTGATCTCCATCGGTCTTTGGTGGACATCGATAGCCCAGGCAGAGAAGGATAGGGGGATGTCGCCCTCTCTGACTGAGACTGACCTCGACCCAGCTCACGCTCGCGAGAAAGCATGAACGCCACACCTACAGTCGTCGTCACCGGTGCCAGCGGCGGCGTCGCGGAGGAATAGTCAAGACCTGTGGATCGGTGTTCTGCTATCTGACCGAGAAGTTGCTGATCCGGCGCTATGAGCGCCGGTCACTCGGGCCGGAACTGCTCGCCGAGGATCGCGCGGGCCGGGAGATGGGCCCTGAGGGCGAAGCCACGACCTACGAGATTCGGGAACCGTTGGATACCGGGCGATTCACCGCGCGCACGGACCTGGCCGACGCGCTGGTCCATCTCGCTGCGGAGCAGACCGACGGGAGTCTCCACGGTCGGGGTGTTCACCACGTCAGGGTCCCCACACCTGCGCGATGTTCT from Brachybacterium sacelli includes the following:
- a CDS encoding TetR/AcrR family transcriptional regulator yields the protein MSPKKAATGPSVPGAVWLRQRPPRRGQHGLTRERIAAEVVSQLDHGGPAGLNLRSIAAALDVHPTTLYWHVSARDDLLDFAVDAVFAELPLPTRPADDWIEDVRAFMHNLRAALLAHPWSGALASSRPLLGPEALARSEFVYAALARAGFTGDELTASAAAVSNLVIGSVAAETSWQHGDESPARRAVHEHLRANAETYPAMAELSTESGHWGAQFSYSADLLLAGLAQKAPINVTSHGATTQAPQIM